The following are from one region of the Juglans regia cultivar Chandler chromosome 10, Walnut 2.0, whole genome shotgun sequence genome:
- the LOC108998768 gene encoding protein SIEVE ELEMENT OCCLUSION B-like, translating into MEQSNCGVLVSELSMSDDQILKQIRETHVPVPNQNIPCSDLFDAIRSFLYLATQIVDNALLGAGGLENLEVPAVSTTGDLSLLPGILDQLSTVLRRSAPCGETELKNTSMSILRNELSSFSWTEKAVLILTAFAVDYGDFWALVKLQSFDRLVESVGVTKREPTTINCPDLIKCEKEIGDISYLIKDTLEAIKCIIEFERQSNWADTKGIKTTLLTTVTDSIPLHVYWVIVTVVACTTQMFCLSNDTVKTLDLSPLIEKISTTSNY; encoded by the exons atggagcaATCCAATTGTGGTGTGCTCGTAAGCGAGTTGTCCATGTCCGACGACCAGATCCTGAAACAAATTCGTGAAACCCATGTTCCTGTTCCTAACCAAAATATTCCTTGCTCTGATCTTTTCGATGCCATTAGAAGTTTTCTTTACCTTGCAACCCAAATTGTTGACAATGCTTTGCTG GGTGCTGGAGGACTGGAGAACCTGGAGGTACCGGCTGTCTCGACCACCGGTGACCTCAGCCTACTTCCAGGCATACTCGACCAACTTTCCACAGTG CTGAGACGCAGCGCTCCGTGTGGGGAAACTGAACTGAAAAACACGTCAATGTCCATACTTCGTAATGAGCTCTCAAGCTTTTCATGGACTGAAAAAGCAGTGCTGATACTTACTGCTTTTGCTGTGGACTATGGAGATTTTTGGGCCCTTGTAAAGTTACAGTCGTTCGACAGACTTGTGGAATCAGTGGGAGTCACAAAACGTGAACCTACGACTATAAACTGCCCAGACCTTATAAAATGCGAGAAAGAGATTGGTGATATTAGTTATTTGATCAAGGACACGTTGGAAGCAATCAAATGCATTATTGAGTTCGAAAGGCAATCTAACTGGGCTGATACCAAGGGAATCAAAACTACATTGTTAACCACTGTCACGGACAGTATCCCTTTGCATGTCTACTGGGTAATCGTAACTGTTGTTGCTTGCACGACTCAGATGTTTTGTCTCAGTAACGATAC GGTCAAGACACTGGATCTATCGCCCTTGATTGAGAAGATAAGCACCACCTCGAATTACTAA